The DNA region AGGATGCATTTGCCTATCAACGTTCCGCTTAAAAGCAATTTGAGTTGAAGAAACAACGTGGAGGCTGCAACTTAACACGCTAATCACAAGGACAAATGCTCTCCGAGAgagtataaaataaatattggtATATCTGTGTTGTCGCCTCTGCGTTGGCACGAGTGCAACGCATTACGgtctgttttggtttttttttttagcataCTTCATCTGTTGTCGCTTCAGCTCGAGGCGCTCCAGCTCGATTTTTTCTCGCTCCAGCTTCTGACGCTCGCGCTCCATCCGCAAAAGCTCGGCCTTCTCCCGCTCAAGCCGTTCCCGCTCCACGGCGAGCTTGCGCCGCTCTTCCTGCAGACGCTCCTCTTCGATGCGCTGGCGCTCACGGGCCTCCCGACGGCGACGCTCCTCCTCACGCAGCTCACGCTCTCTTTCCCGAAGGCGCTGGCGCTCGCGCTCCTCACGTATCTTCTGGTAGGACAGCATCTCCCGTTGACGTCGCTCGCGCTCCCTCTGGCGCTGCTGAATCTCACGGTCGACGTCGCGCGGATTGCGCCCGGAACGATGGTCCTGACTACCCTTGCCAGATCGCTCGCGATCGTGGCGCGGTCTATCCTGGCTAGCTGACGACTTGCCCCGATCATCGATGCGACGGCTGCGGTCCCTGTTGCTCTCCTTGCCATCACGCTTTGAATCGCCGCCAACGGACTTGTTGTCACCGTTTCCATCGCCGCCCTTCTTGTCGTCACCACCGTTGGAGCTAGAGCCCTTGCCGCTACCGGATTTTTTGCCACTGTCGTCTTCCTTCTTCTTGTTTCCAGCGTCGCCCGGAGTCTTGCCCTTGCTCTCCTTGGAATTGAGGCTGCCGCCAATCTCGTTCTTGGTACGCTCCACCGAAATGATGCGTCCATGCAACTCGGTGCGGTGCAGATTTTCGATGCACCGCGAGGCGTCCGCCGAGGAGGACATGGTTACGTATCCGTAGCAGCGAGTGCCCGGAGTACGCGTATTAGTGACCACCTTGGCCCCAATCACCTTGCCAAACTTGGAGAAGATTGCCTTAAGGTCGCTGGCACGGGTCAAAGTAGACAGCCCAGAAACCCAGAGATTACGCGACAGCGTCGCCTGCTTGTTGGCCCCGGTACCATTGCCAGCATTTGAACCGGATCCCGATTTACTGCCAGCGGCACTCGATGCAGTGGAGGATGTGGCACCAGGTGCTGCTGTCGATTTCTCTGCAAGTTccatgtaaataataatattggAAGAGAGATATGGTCAGAGCTTTGAGTGGGCTTAACTGGTtaactgtttttgtttatgatACGTTTTTTAAGGGAAGCATTTTGTGAACGCACACATTTTGTAGCTGCTGCAGATGTTGGAGTTTAGAGCACAATCGTAAGATTACCGACAAACTTCACCTAACGAAGCTAAGAGAGTATGAATTTGATTGGGTTGCTGATGAATATCAATCGCAGCAGCATGCTCGCTTTTTGCTAAAAGGGTCCAGAGTATAGAGCAGCATATTCAGAGCTGACTGTTTTCATCGCagtctgtgtctgtgtctgtttCAATCGCCATCCGAAGGTGAAGTCAGCATTTCCGAGTCAGGATCGTAGTAAGTGATGTAATCCCAATCCAGTAGTTATCTGCCGAGAAGAATAAGAAATATCCGCACTTCCCAGCTGCAGTAAAGGAAAGGTTCCATCCATTTACTCTGCAGATACTTGCGACAGCCCgattctatattttttttaacccCTCAACCGAGTATTTGCGCGTACGCCCATTGATGACCAATGTTAAAAACTCCTTGGAGAACATTAAGATGTGTGTTTGATTAGAATGAAGTTTCCGTTGAAGTGAACTGGAACAAACACTTTAAGATTAACTCAAATTGCTGGTTTTAAAGATGCATCGCCGCTCCTGTGCCGTAATTTCGCATCCTTGTTGGTATGCGTCCCTTGTCCGTGTCCCAACCAAATTCACACTCTCTTGCACGGTCTTTGATACATGTTCCTCAATGGTTTAGTCAATTTTTTCGACCTCAACTGGGTTCATGCTTGGTCTGATCATTCCCAACGCAAGACCTTCCGAACACACCATTCTTATTCATGCTAAAACTGTAACTTAATTTACCTTTATCGTCCTTTTGATTCGACAACTTTCCAGAGGACTTTTGATCGCTATATTCCATaataaattgtgaaaatcCACGTGGCGGaacgaaaagaaataaagTATTAAATTATTAGCAGAAATATTATCACAGAAATGTTTCTAAACCCTACCTAGAGTCCTTTTTATCACAGGATTTCTCATCCCTTTTCTTGGAGCGAGCTCCTTCGTCACTCTTCTTGTCGGCATCCTTCGAGTTAGACTTTTCGGATTTATTGGCCGGTTTCACTGTTAATCAATATACCTTTTATTAGACTATAAACTCTATTTACTTCAGAGTGATcttgtatataaaattcacAGACGTAAACAAGAaccaaaatgtaaatttatgcgcatttGGAAAACAAAGACACTTTGATTGTGAAACTGGAATTTCTAAATCAATTGCATGAATAAAAAAACACATGATATCGTATATCATGTCGCTTTGTGAACATACCAGACTTAATAGATTTGTCGTCAGGAGCCTGAAGATaaagcaaattgaattagAATGCAACAATTGAAGTCCGGATAGTTGGAATCACCTCATCGTGCAGCAGCTTTTGCTCGTCCTCCCCAATGGTCAGATTGATCGACTCGTCATTGTCCATATTTCCGGTGTCACCGGTGTTCTCCTCCTCACCATGGATATCATTGATAGCCGCGTCGTCGCCATTGTTCTCGGCTCCATCGTCTCGAGCTTCCCCCTcggcatcgccatcgccgTTCTGGTGCTCATCGTCATactcctgatcctgatcctcctcctcttcatcGTCGTCATCGAGGATCACACACTCGTCGTCTACATCGCCCACCTGGTCAATCTCATGGCCATCGTCGTCGGCATGACGCGAGAAGTCGTTGCCGTTCTCATAATCATCATGCTGTtccacctcctcctcatcGGCATCGATGGGCTCCTCCTTGATCATCACCTCCGACTGGGGATCCTTCATGGGCATGGCGATCGGCTTCTTGGCCTTCACGCCCGGCACAATCAAGTGGGTGGCCGGGTCGAGCCCTTCCGCTTTCAGtgacttaaaaaaaaaaaaaaaagaaacccagGCGTTGCTTACACACATTCATACATACATCCCCAGCAATTGTAGCACTATCTCTATCACTAGTGGCACTGCACAGTGATTTAAACCGCATTCATATTTGTGGACTTACTTTTTCTAGGCGTTCGATGAGCACCGCCTTTGGACCGACCGTCTCCAATTCGCGTTTCTCCAGCTCACTTTTTAGATCGCACACGCGCAATTCCGCGATTTTCTTTCCTGCCTGgggcattttgttttgttatagATCACTGGTCAATTGCCTAACTAGAACTTGGTtgctttttaaaattgaaattaaattttctatattttttcttCCCGTCTCGAAACGTGTGAAAATTTCCTGTCAAGACTCACTGATACACACACAATTATCGAATGGCAATCGAAAATGGCGACGACTAGTTATCTGCTGcttcaaaaatattgaatCGGTGTTCAAATATCGAATGAACTATCAAATTTCGTATGTTAATATTCCCGAGTATGCACTTCATTTTtccaatatatattttctttattgtttttattcttATTGTCGGTAGCTcagaatatatattatttaatataacaTAAAGTATATGTTTTTCCGATACATGGTGTAATTCTTCTCATCTCTAGTAATCGCATTGGTGCCATCTCTAAAGCCCATTCATTTCGTATTGTGCTTGTTTATCCCTTGAGTTTTGCCGGTATCTGCGAATTCGCATTATGTCGGTGGTCATAGAAACCACGATGGGTGATCTGACCGTCGACTTGTTCATCAGCGAGCGCCCAATCGCCTGCCTAAACTTTCTAAAGTTGTGCAAGCTGAAGTACTACAACTTCAATCTTTTTCACACGGTGCAGCAGGGATTCATTGCCCAAACCGGCGATCCTAGTGGAGCTGGAGACGGCGGTTCCTCCATTTGGGGCGTGGTGGAGGGACCGCAAAAGCGTTTTTGCGAGGCGGAGTTCCTGCCCAAGATTAACCACTCCAGTGCCGGAATGTTGTCGCTGGTCAGTGCAGGCAAGAATCTGGTGGGATCTCAGTTCTTCCTCACGCTGGGTGAGAATCTAACATCGCTGGACGGCAACCACTGCGTTATCGGTGAAGTGGTGGAAGGTCACGAGGTGCTGCGCAAGCTAAACGACGCCATTGTGGACGACAGCTTCCGTCCTTACCAGGATATTCGCATCACGCACACTGTTGTGCTGGAGGATCCGTTTCCCAATCCCCGAGGCCTTCAAGCTCCTAGTCGCTCGCCTTCGCCCAGTGCGGAGCGCCTGATAAACGGACGCATCGCTGCCGACGAGGATATCGATGACACGGATGGCATGACCGcggaggagctgcaggagaTGCTGGCGGAACGAGAGGCCAAAGCTCGAGCCACAATCCTTGAGATTGTCGGTGATCTACCTGATGCAGACATGGCTCCGCCAGAAAATGTTTTGTTCGTGTGCAAACTCAATCCTGTTACAACCGACGATGATCTGGAGATCATTTTTAGTAGCTTCGGCGTGCTTAAAGGATGCGAGGTGATTCGCGACCGCAAAACAGGAGATTCTCTTCAATATGCTTTTGTGGAGTTCGAGGAACAAAAATCTTGTGAGGCCGCCTATTTCAAAATGGATAACGTGCTAATCGACGATAGACGCATCCACGTGGACTTCTCCCAGTCCGTGTCCAAAGTAACCTGGCGGGGCAAAGGACGTGGTATGGTGGGCGACTATGGCAAACTGGACTTTGACAATTTGCGAGACAACAAAGATCGCAGGAAACCCCACATTGGACGGTCCAGAAAGGAAGACCATAAAGAGGACAAGAGGACTGAGGATCCTCGACACAGGATGAGTTCTGCAGAGCGAAGGAAAGCAAGGGAACAGCGTCACCAGGAGCAAAGCGAGCGAGACGATCGAAAGAATGTGCGAGGACGCACCAGATCGAgggaaaaacaagaacaaaatcGCGTTAGATCtagaaattggcaaaatgGTTCAGTCAGGGAGTACTCGGATCGGGAAAGGAATCGCAACGAGAGATCATCAAGGTCTCGCGATACAACACACAGAAGGCATTCTAGGTCAAGGGATCGAGAAGAGAGAAGGCGTTCTAGGCCTAGAGACCAATTAGAAAGAGGACGTTCTAGGTCAAGAGATAGAAAGGAAAGAAGAGGCCCTAGGGCAAGGGAACAAAACGAAAGAAGGCGTTCTAGATCTAGAGATCAGACCGATAAAAGACCACCTCAAAACAGAGATCGCAATGAAAGCAAGCGATTCAATTCCCCTCAAGATAGAAGACGTATCGAAGACGGTGGTGGTTCGTATAGAGAAACCTTCAGGAATCGAAAAAGATCGCCAGAGCGAAGGTATGTGTTTTAAAGCTGTTAAGCATCTGgttgtataaaaaaaatttataaatctATCTTATTACAGACAACACTCCAGGGACCGGGAAAGCCGTAGAGTGGATACTCACTC from Drosophila santomea strain STO CAGO 1482 chromosome 3R, Prin_Dsan_1.1, whole genome shotgun sequence includes:
- the LOC120454402 gene encoding SAFB-like transcription modulator, with protein sequence MPQAGKKIAELRVCDLKSELEKRELETVGPKAVLIERLEKSLKAEGLDPATHLIVPGVKAKKPIAMPMKDPQSEVMIKEEPIDADEEEVEQHDDYENGNDFSRHADDDGHEIDQVGDVDDECVILDDDDEEEEDQDQEYDDEHQNGDGDAEGEARDDGAENNGDDAAINDIHGEEENTGDTGNMDNDESINLTIGEDEQKLLHDEAPDDKSIKSVKPANKSEKSNSKDADKKSDEGARSKKRDEKSCDKKDSSDQKSSGKLSNQKDDKEKSTAAPGATSSTASSAAGSKSGSGSNAGNGTGANKQATLSRNLWVSGLSTLTRASDLKAIFSKFGKVIGAKVVTNTRTPGTRCYGYVTMSSSADASRCIENLHRTELHGRIISVERTKNEIGGSLNSKESKGKTPGDAGNKKKEDDSGKKSGSGKGSSSNGGDDKKGGDGNGDNKSVGGDSKRDGKESNRDRSRRIDDRGKSSASQDRPRHDRERSGKGSQDHRSGRNPRDVDREIQQRQRERERRQREMLSYQKIREERERQRLRERERELREEERRRREARERQRIEEERLQEERRKLAVERERLEREKAELLRMERERQKLEREKIELERLELKRQQMKIMESRDDPGKRGVSKRADDRYGDVTDRKRTAIFDAPPPPRFDTNLVSSRSTYDKKHDDYGSSSTTKRVLDDYSSSNKRLDYTSKRNDYSTSSGSKRGAVDDYAAVPTKRSNDYNASSSSKRDDYKRDEVRHLPLSGTAGGGSSGSYLHKNNTGGGGVASYVHKNNTSGTGGRYNDTDRSNTSSYRRDDSHSLGNKRYDNSSGGGGAYGTSSNSVNIWAPSSGGSSSHLGSGGGGNQIKSYGNNGLSSNMHSTNSWQKSTPVDDNGWRQVPGRFDRGYNERSTGYQGPSSGGGAGGMYGASRPAQDRYSGPVSRY
- the LOC120454403 gene encoding peptidyl-prolyl cis-trans isomerase sig-7; protein product: MSVVIETTMGDLTVDLFISERPIACLNFLKLCKLKYYNFNLFHTVQQGFIAQTGDPSGAGDGGSSIWGVVEGPQKRFCEAEFLPKINHSSAGMLSLVSAGKNLVGSQFFLTLGENLTSLDGNHCVIGEVVEGHEVLRKLNDAIVDDSFRPYQDIRITHTVVLEDPFPNPRGLQAPSRSPSPSAERLINGRIAADEDIDDTDGMTAEELQEMLAEREAKARATILEIVGDLPDADMAPPENVLFVCKLNPVTTDDDLEIIFSSFGVLKGCEVIRDRKTGDSLQYAFVEFEEQKSCEAAYFKMDNVLIDDRRIHVDFSQSVSKVTWRGKGRGMVGDYGKLDFDNLRDNKDRRKPHIGRSRKEDHKEDKRTEDPRHRMSSAERRKAREQRHQEQSERDDRKNVRGRTRSREKQEQNRVRSRNWQNGSVREYSDRERNRNERSSRSRDTTHRRHSRSRDREERRRSRPRDQLERGRSRSRDRKERRGPRAREQNERRRSRSRDQTDKRPPQNRDRNESKRFNSPQDRRRIEDGGGSYRETFRNRKRSPERRQHSRDRESRRVDTHSSRNKSPEQKRKLSVEKSKKRTKKSKRAASSSSDSSESSSESESDSTSSDSSEDSSSSSSSSDERNKRKKSTKSKQKKSKSKSSHKPKKKHHRN